The Campylobacter ureolyticus ACS-301-V-Sch3b genomic sequence ACATTGCTCGTTTAGCTCAAATGGCAAGAGCAAGTGGAATTCATCTAATAGTTGCAACACAGCGCCCAAGTGTAAATGTTGTAACAGGTTTAATTAAAGCAAATCTTCCTTCAAGAATTAGCTTTAGAGTAGGGCAAAAAATAGATAGTAAAGTCATTTTAGATCAAATGGGGGCTGATAGTTTATTAGGGCGAGGAGATATGCTTTTTACCCCTCCATCAAACACTGGACTTATTAGACTTCATGCACCTTTTGCAACTGAAGAAGAAATTTTAAAAGTAGTAGAGTTTTTGAAATCCCAAGGTCCAGCTATTTATGATGATAAGTTTTTAGAAGAAACTAGCAGTGAAGAAAACAAACAAAAAATTGATGATATTGAGCTTGATGAACTTTATGAAGAAGCAAAAGAGATAATTTTAACAGATGAAAAAACTTCTATTAGCTATCTTCAAAGAAGGCTTAAAATAGGCTATAACAGAGCAGCGACTATTATTGAGCAACTCGAAGCCATGGGAGTTTTAAGTGAAATTAATGCCAAGGGTCAAAGAGATATTATAAGGTGAGATTTTGAAATCTGATAAATTTTTATTTTTTATAGCATCTTTTTTAATTGCAGTAGGCATTATATTTTCACTCTCTCTTGGTGTTTTTAGCGTTTTACTATATGATTATGATAATACACATTTTTTTATCAGACAGCTTAGCATAGGAATTATAAGTATTTTTTTAATGTGGACTTTATCTAAGCTTAATCCTGAAAAAATTTTAACCTTTGTTTGCATTTATATATTTTTTTTAGCTATGTTTTGTTTAATGCTTGCTATGCCTTTTATGCCCTCATCGTTAGTTAGAGAGGTAAATGGAGCGGCTAGATGGATAAAACTACCTGGTTTTTCTTTTGCTCCTGTTGAGCTTTTTAAGATAGGATTTATCTATTTTTTAGCTTGGAGCTTTACTAGAAAAATTGATGGGGTTAAAAAGCCTTTTTTGAAAGAAATTGGCATTTTATTTCCTTATGTAGTTGTTTTTGGTATAGTTATTTTAATAATTGGCTCTATTCAAAACGATTTTGGACAAGTTGTAGTATTAGCTTCTGTTTTATTTGCAATGATAGTTTTAGCTGGCGTTAGTAGAAAAATAATAGGATTAATATTAAGTTTTTTTGCTTTGGCTG encodes the following:
- a CDS encoding FtsW/RodA/SpoVE family cell cycle protein produces the protein MKSDKFLFFIASFLIAVGIIFSLSLGVFSVLLYDYDNTHFFIRQLSIGIISIFLMWTLSKLNPEKILTFVCIYIFFLAMFCLMLAMPFMPSSLVREVNGAARWIKLPGFSFAPVELFKIGFIYFLAWSFTRKIDGVKKPFLKEIGILFPYVVVFGIVILIIGSIQNDFGQVVVLASVLFAMIVLAGVSRKIIGLILSFFALAGFLLITSSQHRISRIHSWWSGIQDVVISFLPSEMGNKLYIDDAQTPYQISHSLNAINNGGFFGEGIGLGTFKLGFLSEVHTDFVLAGISEEVGFFGILIIVILFYALLLRIFQTASNTSNQVYYLFSSGIGFMFLFSFMINSYGITSITPVKGIAVPFLSYGGSQLLGSSVAIGCILMISKRSKN